CGTGATCGCCGCCGCCGCCTACGCGACGCTCGGCGCTCCCATCCGCATCCATCGCGTCCACGCCCACGCCGACGAGGCCGACGAGTCCTGGGGGCAGGCGGGCCGCATGGATATCATGGTCTCCCACCAGGTGGGTCCGAAATGAAGAAACTGCGCCTGACGCTGAACGGAACGATCTACGAAGTGACGGTCGAAGTGCTCGAGGACGACGAGCAGTACGTCACCGGCTCCAACACGATGTCGGGGCTGCCGTCGTCGCCGGGAGCGCCGCGGCCCCGCCGCGCCGAGCCCTCGCCCGCGGCTCCGCGCCCGCCTGCGCCCGCCCAAGCCCACACGGCCGCCGACGGGAACGCCATCACGGCCCCGTTGGCCGGCACCGTGCGCAAGGTGCTGGTGCAGGTCGGCGAAACCGTCGAAGCGAAGACGCAGGCCTTCGTGCTCGACGCCATGAAGATGGACACCTACATCTACGCCCCGCACCACGGCACCGTCCAGGAAGTGTGCGTCCAGGTCGGCGACACCGTCCAGGTGGGCACGGTGCTGGCCCGCTACCGGTCGGAGGGGTGACGTGGACGCCCTCTGGACCTCGACCGGCCTGGCGAACATGTCGTGGCGCGAGCTGACGATGCTCTGCATCGCCTGCCTGCTGCTCTGGCTGGCCATCCGCAAGCAGTTCGAGCCGCTGCTGCTGGTACCCATCGGCTTCGGAGCGCTCATGGCGAACCTGCCGCTGTCGGGCCTGATGGCCGAGGGCGGCCCGGGCGAGATGGGCGGCCTGTTCCACTACCTTTTCTACGGCGTGAAGCTGGAGATCTTCCCGCCCCTGATCTTCCTGGGGCTGGGGGCGCTCACGGACTTCGGGCCGCTGCTGTCCAACCCCAAGACCTTCTTCCTGGGCGCCGCGGCGCAGCTGGGCGTCTTCGGCACCTTCCTGGCCGCCAACGCCATGGGCTTCACGCCGCAGGAAGCGGCCTCCATCGGCATCATCGGCGGCGCCGACGGCCCGACCTCCATCTACCTGACCATGAAGCTGGCGCCGCACCTGCTGGGCGCCATCGCGGTGTCGGCCTACTCCTACATGGCGCTGGTGCCGCTCATCCAGCCGCCGATCATGCGCCTGCTGACCACGAAGAAGGAACGCGCCATCCGCATGGTGGACAACTTCGACGTGGCGCCCTGGGTCCGCATCATCTTCCCCATCGGCGTGACGATCGTGGCCGCCCTGATCGTGCCGGCCGCGACCAGCCTGATCGGCCTCTTGATGTTCGGCAACCTGCTGCGCGAGTGCGGCGTGACCGAGCGGCTGACCCGCTCGGCCCAGAACGAACTGATCAATCTCATCACGATCATCCTGGGTCTGTGCGTGGGCGTGACGATGTCCGGCGACACGTTCCTGCGGGCCGAGACGATGAAGATCCTGGTGCTCGGGTGCGTGGCCTTCGCGTTGTCG
The sequence above is a segment of the bacterium genome. Coding sequences within it:
- a CDS encoding sodium ion-translocating decarboxylase subunit beta; its protein translation is MSWRELTMLCIACLLLWLAIRKQFEPLLLVPIGFGALMANLPLSGLMAEGGPGEMGGLFHYLFYGVKLEIFPPLIFLGLGALTDFGPLLSNPKTFFLGAAAQLGVFGTFLAANAMGFTPQEAASIGIIGGADGPTSIYLTMKLAPHLLGAIAVSAYSYMALVPLIQPPIMRLLTTKKERAIRMVDNFDVAPWVRIIFPIGVTIVAALIVPAATSLIGLLMFGNLLRECGVTERLTRSAQNELINLITIILGLCVGVTMSGDTFLRAETMKILVLGCVAFALSTAGGLMLGKIMARMPGSPVNPLIGAAGVSAVPMAARVAHNVAQETDPHNYLLMHAMGPNVAGVIGTAVAAGGLLALLK
- a CDS encoding biotin/lipoyl-containing protein, with amino-acid sequence MKKLRLTLNGTIYEVTVEVLEDDEQYVTGSNTMSGLPSSPGAPRPRRAEPSPAAPRPPAPAQAHTAADGNAITAPLAGTVRKVLVQVGETVEAKTQAFVLDAMKMDTYIYAPHHGTVQEVCVQVGDTVQVGTVLARYRSEG